TTTATAAACTTGAAATGTCTCAGACCCCAATCCACTGCTCCGTTAGTTAACAAAATCGAAATATGATCCGATACTTATCTTTTTAGTCCCTGCTGTTGAAGATCTTCAAAATGTTCTAACCATTCTTCATCCACTAGAAATCTATCCAGCctacttttcttcttttctggTCCATACCAGGTAAATTTTTTCCCCATCAATGGTAAATCCACCAATTTGCATTTGTCAATAAAACTCCCTAAATCCTTCGATCCCTTTAATAATCCCACACAGTTGCTTCTTTTGCTCCTGTTACTAACCGTGTTAAAGTCACCTCCCATAATCCAATGATTAGTAAACTGTTTTCAAACCTCAATCATCTCCTCCGATAAAATCTTTTGTTCCATCAACGTGCTGGGCGTATACGCATTGATCAATATTCCTTCCCAACCTTTGGACAACCAATTCCCTTCCACCACTACAAATCGATTAACACAATATTCCTTATTCATCTAAAAATACCCTTTATCCCTTATTGTAATTAACCCTCCCGAACGACCTACTGCTACCGCATACCTAAAATCAAAGTTGTCGTCCCCCCAGATTCTTCTAATTAGATCCCCGGACACTACCTCTAATTTTGTTTCCTGTAAAAAAACATACTTTTACCCTGTGCATTCTAACTAATCTAGTCACCATTGTAATTTTGACCTCTGGTCCCAGACCTATATTCAAACTCGAATATTCCAACCAATATTCCAAGATAAATCAAAACAGCAAATTCAAACTCGCACCTGTTGTTGCACTGGGGCTTTATTTGTTCTCTTCAGGTCCTTTGCTACTGCACTTCGAGTCTCATTATATCCTCAATGACATCCATTTCATCTCCCCTTACACTTAATCCCAATTTCTTCCCCACTTCCTAGGTTTTCTTTGCCTCCCTTAAAATTACCTTCTTCCTGTTGCTGATGTCCGAGTCTGACAATGATAAATTCATGATTTTCTCTTCACCCCTTAACATTGTCCTACCATTTTCCTTTCTCCAAATTTTATCCCTCTTTTGTTTCTCCTTAGATGTCAGCACCCTATCCTAAATGCCTCGCatggaattaatttttttattaaattgtttcttcttctttctacTTCGGATTGTATTTAAGAATACATCTGCAATCTCCTGGAAAATCCCCTGTCCCCTTGATTCCttttcttctgatttgtttttagaattttctttttgttgtcaaactattttcctctcccaaaatcAACTTTTCATTTCTAATTGAGCCCACACCCTCTTCCATATCCTCATGTGCATCTGATCCCCCACTCGAGCTTATTACAAGTGCCAGACCCATATTTACTAAGTCCTTTCTAGCCCGGTCCATACTTCTATTGTCTCCAAATTCTCCTTCAACTAAATTTCCATTAGTTTGGTGCCAGTATACTAAAGGAAATTTTGAAGGAATATGAAAAGTGTTCTGGACAGTGCGTTAATTTCAACAAGTCCACCATATTTTTCAGCACCAATACGTCAGAAGgaaaaatgaatgaagtttCGGCAAAATTGGGGGTTAGGATCTCAACAAACTTAGAACGATATCTAGGGCTTCCAAACATGGTTGGTCAACGGAAGAAAGAATCCTTTCagcatttaaaagaaaagattgcTACTAAGATTGATGGATGGAGTACTAGAATGTTATCTCAAGGAGGTAAACAAGTCTTTATTAAATCGGTGCTACAAGCCATTCCAACTTACGCTATGTCATGCTTCTTATTACCAAAGACTCTTTGTGgagaatttgaaaatatttttgctaaattttgGTGGTAAAAAACGCACGGTAGGAGAGTTATTCATTGGTGTCAGTGGAAGTACTTATGCCGTCCTAAAGAAGAGGGTGGATTGGGCTTTAGAAATATGGCTCAATTCAATGTCACTTTTAGCTAAACAAGGATGGCGTATTATAAACAATCCAAATTCTTTAGTAGCACAAGTACTAAAAGCGAAGTATTTTCCAAGTGTTGATTTTTTAAACTCACAGTTGGGGAATAATGTATCGTATACATGGAAAAGTATTTGGGCTGCTAAGGGCATTCTAGCAAAGGGCTTATGTTGGAAAGTGGGTTGAGGTACGAAAATTTCAATCAGTCGTGATTATTTGATTCCAGGTTTACCGCGTGATAGATTAccagttttaaatttaaatttgaacgATAGTAAAGTTGCAGAGCTAATTGATTCAAGTAGCAGAACATGGAAACAGGAGTTGATTGAGTATACCTTTCCGGAGGATGTAGCAGAGATGATCCTCAGTATCCCACTAGCTGAAAGTCCATGAAGATTTCCAAGTTTGGAGCGTTGAAGCGACGGGTGAGTTCACAACACGGAGcgcctataaactattacaaagCATTGAAAATAACCCTGAAGCTTATGCTTTACAAAACGACTACAAGGATTTCTACAGGAAACTATGGTTACTTGATCTtccttcaaaaattaaaattacagtTTGGAAGATATCTTGGAATTTTCTAGCTACGCGTGCTAATATGCTATTTAGAAGACTGACGAATACGACAATATGTCCTCATTGTAGTTCAGGAACTAAAACCATGGACCATCTCTTCCGGGAATGTCCTGCTATAATAGCAGTATGGAGAGAGTTATCTTTTCATAGGTATTTGCAGGGCAATCAAATGAGGTTTCTACAGTGGCTAACCTGGGTTTTCTCACAAAGCTCGACTCCTCAGCATCAAATTTTTTGTGTAGCAGTATGGGCCATCTGGGGAGACAGGAACAATAGATTGCATAAAAAAGATGgtaaatttggaaaagaagTAGGGAGATTTGTTCATAGCTATATTTCAGATCTTGATGCAGTTGGTAAAAATAGGTTGGAATCTTTCATACCCGTAAAAATATGGATAAAGCCAGTGGATAGGGTAGTCAAAATCAATTTCGATGCAGCATACGATGGTAGACAAAGTAAAGCGGCTATTGGAGTTGTGGCCCGTGATAAGGAGGGTTTAGTTCTTCTATCATGTACGAAGGTTCATCAAAGAGTTTCCTCAGCCTTTGGGGCGGAAGCAATAGCCTGCCGGACAGCCCTCCAGATCGGCGTTAACATGTAGTGGGAAAAAGTTACTATTGAAAAAGATTCTTTATCAAtaataagaaaatgtaaaacaaaaaGTCTTGATAAATCATTGGTTAGTGCGTATTTACATGATATTCATCAACTTCTGCTTAAATTCAAGGAGTGTAGGTTTGAGCATATCCCAAGATTAGCAAACAACCTTGCGCATATCTTAGCAAGTGAAGCTCTGAAGAGTAGTAGAGGAGCCTACCTGGTCGGACAAGTCCCTGAAGCGGCAGAAACCCAAGCTGAAACTGATAGGGTAAGAGAACCAGATTGAAAGAAGAAAGCGAGAAATGAAGGGAGGAGAGTATAGAGAAGGGAAAACATCAAAGTTATTTCAGCAAGCCCTAGAGTGATCTGAAGCGTCTtggaaaagtaaagaaaattgaagagacaAGACTGTTGTAGTCTTTTAAGACTGATTGGGCAGGTAGAACAGTAAACATTTATTAGTATCAGATTTTgcttcctttttcattttcctagGAGATTAGGTTTccaatttttgtcttttagttttctttttgctGGGCTCAATTGTTTTTAATTGGGTTCATTGGTTGTTTTTCTAGGATCTTAAGTGTAacatttatttatcttttaaaataaagccCAATCTGAaacttatttcaaaaaaaaaaatttccattaGTTTCGGCATCATGAATCATGATCCCCTTCATTTAATACCCCCAACATCTTTTGACATTCTTTTCCATCTCTATCAGTTTCAATGCCATCTTCCATAATTACTTCCTCCATGACATTTCGGTTGCCTTCCTGAGATTTCTCTGATTCCAATCCGATCGTCGATTCCGGTTCCGACACACTTTCTTTAGCCTCCTCCTGTCATACCTCCTTGTTCAAGATGTTGTTTTTAGATACTTCTGACCATCCCCTTTCTCTTACATTGATCGGAAAACTGATATCTCCCACCTCTAATGTTATTACTTCTTCAATCTGCATCGGTTGTTTGATTGAAATCAGCATCTCAATCTTCTCCTAGTTGGTTGTTTTTGTCAATTTCTCCCCTATCGAAATTAGATCGCCCCAATTGCCAGCTACCCTTTTGAACATTTCGTAATTCCAACAGCATGCAccatcaattaatcaattaataatataagaCATTATTATtggtgtaaaataaaaaaacattgaaggacttgaaaataaatacaattaactttatttttatttaaacataattaaatattaattataattattttatttatcttttgggttttaagttttaaattttgggtttcaaGTTTCGGATTTgatgtttttcatttatttatgtttaataattataattaatatttattttaaacccttcaatatttttttgtcatacACTAGTGATGATGTGTCATTTTATTATCAACTGGTGGTACATGAAATTTATGTACCAATGATACATCAAATATTCTCCctagctatatatatatgtctccATCTCATAGTTTTTGTAACTCTGTTTTAAAGAGTTAACAGAATATCTCTTATATTAGATTTGGTTAAGAGTTTTGGGAAGATTTTTTAGAGAGAGTTTTGTGTTTTAGTTGGAGGGTTTTGTATTTAGGgttatttgttttgattatcTTCATCTTGtactttttagatttctttCTCATTAGTGAAGTCTCCTTTGCCCgtagttttttatcctcttaaTTGAGGATTTTCTACGTAAATTTTGCATGTATGactttccttgattttctctttcattgTTTATATGGGTTGATCCCCAACACTAATTTCAACCAACAAACACACTCAAGTaggatttatttaaattagattGTATGCCCACACAACATTGATTGCATACACAGTTATGGTATTTAAATTAGCTCCATTGGCCATGGATTCTACAAGAAAGTTGTGTTGACATTGATGATTTAGATTAAGTTATTGGTGATGTCTGCATTGTCAAAGCCTCAGGTAGAATGTGTAACAGATGCCTTGACCATTGCTGACTTTTAACAATCCAGCATGTTTTTAAAACTTGGTGGTAGTTGCTGCTACCGGTTATGTATCGAGTTGCTGGGATGCTAGTTTTGTTTCATTGTGCTATTGGAGACATGGTTTGTTGAATTGTTGTTGGGAGTTTATTTGTTGTCAGATTTTCTATGTTATGGTTCCTGGTTTGTAGTTTGATGATACGATGGGTGGATGCGGAAGTTGGAGAAAACATAAACTATAAATTGagtcaaaagataaaatagtaaaggccattctgttttatttttccataatatTATACAAATAGTCAACCGTGTATATATACATGGCACTGACATGATTGTGAAGGCCTACACACTTTCTATTAGTTGTACCGgctatcaaattttttttattataattgtagTACAGGTAAATGCAGCAGCAGGCAGCACGTTATTATTTAACTTTGATAGCCTTAATTACCAGCATAGCTTCACGAAGAAGCAACGGCAGTTAAGCCTCTAACTCAAATGATGCCTTCATTGTGGGTGAACGGCTCCCGGCATCAATTTCAATAGATGCAACGTACCCAAACTTTGTAactttaaatttgggttttccTCTTTTCTCAAGGTCGGTTTTGATTTGCCCCCAGTGAATAGGTTGCCTTTGGATATCAGTATAGACCTGCAGCATGCATGCAATTAATCATAGATTAAATGATTGTGTATACCCATTCTaactagttaattaatgatAAGATTGAATCGAGTGCGATATATACCTTGCTGTTCTCATCGAGAGGGTTGCTCCAGGCAACAACCCACTTAGTTCCATCACGTCGCCTGTACACAAGACCAGCAACTGAACCATGACTATCAGCATCATCAGTCACTGATTCATGTGTAAACTCTCTCGCATCTCCATCTTCAATTATTTCTGGGAAATCAGCATAATGAGAGCCTTGCCAAACTTTCTTGTCCGTCAAGGTTATAGCTTCGCTGGAAGAGTTCCAAAGCTTGCCGTTTGTGGTTTGTTGAGCATTTTTCTGAGAAGCAGCCATGGTAGCTATCTATGTGCTATGGTTTGGTTGTGTTATGCTTCAAATATTGCAATACACACCTACTTATATACTAGTGTACACCATGCATGCATTGTCCATAACAACAATGTTTATGCGCATGAAATTTGTAGACTGCATTCatatcaaaacttttttttattcgtATTCTTGATGTGTCTTTTCACTTCTAAGTAAACATTCTTTtcaattaaagaaatatattttaacgtatttgaatttttgataaattatttttaagtatataattttgtattataattaacaatataAAGGGTAAACCACTTCCAATGTGacctaaattattattaagtttacattttctcactcaatttaaaaagttacaacatgatctttatattattcaaaaaaattcattctagGTCATTGAGCTATTAAAATTGTTGTGGTATGGCCTTCTTTATTCACACTACTTGCATCTATCGAAAGCTCTCATTtcccttctcttctacaattcacttttttttttcttgaaataagTTTGCACATCTCAATCtgtgaaccaaaattcaaacagcTTTTTTCTTCGATCATTGACATTGATCGTtagatcgacttggatctaaaaTATGTTCTCTTACTTGTCAATGGGTCTTGATCCACCGTAGCGATCGTCGAATCATCATTTGAAGCTTGCTAGCCggacttttaaaataaatcttaacAACCTAGTGTCTTCACTAAAAGCTTtcgaatagttgagtgacttaaatgaaaattttcaaatagtttagtgacaattttataactttttgaaattgaataaccaaaatataaatttactaataatttagtaaccttaaatgtaatttaccctaatataaaagtataattgTTAGGTACCAAGATTAAACCCAcatcatataattaaataaataaatttcaacggatgtattatataaaaattagtacATAATAATAAGTGTCAtctctaaattaaaatttccatcatatgaatttgaatttctaaaatatcctttaatcttaattatatattttaaacaaatatttttaagaattgttcaaataatttattctaCTAACTAGTGTCAGTTGCTAGTGCTTACAAAACTCCATGTCCACCATATGAATCTTGTGTAGATTTATATACTACTTATATATTATGCCACATTTGTTACGTGGAAGattgaaaaaatatagatattatggaagcattttaaaaaagtaatattaaattttgatacgTTGATGATACGTAATAATCTTgagatatattttatattgatattgtCTTCGAGTGAATTTTAAGtgtaatttaacttaaaatcttaTTTGTTGTACCATCTACTGACTCTTTCATTAAACTTTGAATCCCTTTGAAAAAGAGAGTCTAacccatattttataataactaataaacatggatatttaattaattgattttgaatatcaaattatttcaaataaataattgattgGACCACTAGAGGTTCTTCTGCATTGTTACGATGTTTGCTTTTCCGTGATTGTAGTGTTTAGCATGGTCTGATGTTTCTCCTGTATGTGttggaatatttttaattaattgaaagagtctaattaattaaaagttatatttttttttgttattaataaagaatcataaatatttcaataatattatttgaatcgagggatattaaataaataattattttttaaagatattattatTCTGAAAAGATACATATTGAAATATGTCTCTATGAAAagacttgtaatttttataaataggaatgaaattttatttggtaATCATACCAACaagttctaaaaattatttctatttttcctcCATCTTCTAATATCATTGGATAATTCTATAAAGAGTTACTGCaaaaattctttatagaaattgattttcttgttatacattgctcagtACTTAGTAGACTATtttcgtcagtgcaaaacgcaaatagtcatcgGGCTTCATTTGCTTGAAACTTATTTGCCTACCAACTATAGGTGGGGGGcaaatagaaccttaaagatagtggcttgatacacaccttggagccttgtcctatttttttttctatttgtttattGTTCATGTTCcgttcgtgtgttcgagattttcctcacCTAAGATTTGTACAAACACTTTCAAGGTTCTATTTTCATGATGATTACTACAACACATAAAAGTAGAAcactaagggagttggcttccaactttgtcAACCTTGATCGATTTGATGGTGGCAATTTTAGACGGTGGCAGAAAAAGGTACActtcttattatcaactttgatcGCCTATGTTTTGGATGCTCTAAGACCAtaagagaatgaaaataaatccaTTGCTACAACCCGAGAAAGGTGAAAATGGGACAATGTTGATTACATATGCATAGGCTAcatattaaatgatttattcgatggtttgTTCGACACCTACCAAAATGAGGTCATCACTAAGGAATTATGGCACAAATTGGAGACAAGATACATGACCTATGATgctacaagtaagaaatttcttgttattcatttcaataattatcaaatgattGATGGTCGTTTTGTTATGAAATAATTTCGTGATATTGAAAAAAAGCTGAATCAATTTAAggaatatgatatgaaaatggatgaaatgattgttgtatcctccataatagacaaacttcctTCATCATGGAAAgacataagaaagaggaaatataTCTTGAAGATTTGGCAATtcatcttcgtattgaagaagaatatTGAAAGTAAGATCAGAACCTAGATTCTGAAAATGCCAAAGTGCATATTACGGAGAAAGTACACACTACTAAACCATCCAAGAGAAAGTTCATACAGATTGTTGAAGCACTTAagttcaaaacaaaacaaaaaggcTCCTGTTACCATTGTGGCAAGCTgggacatttcaagaatgaatgtcgatTCTTAAAGAAGAAATCTTCTTTTAAGGTTGATAATAAAGAAAAGTTCGTTGCCATGATTTCTGAAATTAATATGGTACAAGATGATAAAGTATGGTGGATTGATACTGGAGCAACGAAACATGtgtgaaaagataaaaacatgttcacaaagttcacacaatgtgaatATGGCAATGACTTATACATGAGAAATTCTTCCATCGTAACAACCAAAGGCAAAGGGTTTGTTGAACTATAATTCACTTTTGGAAAGGTTTTAATCTTGAATGGtgtatattatgtaccagaagttaggaagaatttagtgtctgaAAGTCTATTGAATAAGCTTGGTTTCAATCTTATTTTTGAGGTAGATAAGTTTATTCTGTCTAAGGGAGGAATTTCTGTAAGGGTAGGGTATATGTATGATGGTATGTTCAAACTCAAGattattttttttgctcaatCATTATCAATTATAGAAAAAGGCCATGGAGAATCCAAGTCTGTCCAGTCTCAAAAACTTGCATCATACAATAAACTCTACCAAAGCCAATAAAACCAACTCTGCAAAATCCCCTAAACTGAATACATAGTAGCAAAAATAGAACAACTAATCAAACAAAGACCGATACTCCCATTCTCTTCAACACTCTCACCACTATGCTTTAAAGGTATCCGAATGCATAACCCCTGCTATTGCCAGTGCAAAAGCCATTTCGTTCCCCATATGTTCTACTTTCCCAAATGACAAATATGatcttctctcaatttcagcaaaaaaatagtttaacttTCCCACTCTTGACTGTGTTTAAGAAAGCCATTTAAACACCACATTGGAACCAACTTCAATCAATAATGGACAACAAGTTGCCCATCCCATACCTTCATATAACTCAAGCGCGACTCCAATTGACTTCAATTCTGCCAATTTAGCATCTTTTGCCTCGCTCGGATCCGAGAATAATGCTCGCGCCACTCCATCTTCATCTCTCAATACCCCTCCACCTCCAGCTTTGGCTTCGAACACTACCCCGCATACGTTAAATTTCAACCAACCCCTTGGAGGAAACCGCCAACTCATCTCCAAGCCCTTAAAGTTTTGTTATAAGACCTACATTTTAAAGGGTCAAACCACCAAAAACTTTCAGTTAAAATGACTTCATTATACACCTCCCTTACCCACATCATTGCTCTCATCTTCGAGTGGAAAATCATCGTATCCATTGGTATCATTTTTTGATTGAACACCACCTTATTTCTTGCCAGTCAAATTGACCAACATGTAGCTGAAATTGAGatcaaccataaaattttcataacccCTAATAGATATACATTATTACACAATTTAAAGAATTCAAGAAAACCCTCCACGGGTTCCCATCTCATCTCCCACCAGTTAAAGATTCTCCTCCAAAATCCTTTaacaaatttacatttaaaacaCAAATGATCAACTCTTTCCAACTCTTTACCGCACCATGGACATTTCTTTCTCATTTGCTGGAACTGAAAGCCTCGCCTTTCCAAGAACTCTATTGTGGGAAATCTTCCTAATGCCAGCATCTAAAGAAAACTTCTTACCCTCGGTGGCACCTTCATCTTCCAAATTTTGTCGAATTCAAAACTTAAACCCTCCGCCCCCTTCTCCGTCaataaatttggcattctcTTTATCGAAAATTCTCCCTTACTGTCATGTAGCCATATCAATCAGTCCTCTTTCTCATGAGCTAACTTTATTTTTGTTACCTCTTCAATCATTTTCTCAAGCATATCCACCTCTCTGTTAAGcagttttcttataaaatattcTCCCCACTTTACTTCACTAAATCCCCTATTTTTTGTATACATTCCCACCCttccttttttttagttttgccAAGATTATtgataagaataaaattattgtttctacttatatggttgaatcttcttatttatggcattatagattaggtaatttgaattatagaaaattcgGTGACATGcataagttagatttaatttctatttttaataataatattgaaaatggaAAGCATGcatgttgactaaaattactagaaaccctttccctaaggttaaaaggaaaacaaaaatacttcatttgatacatagtgatttgTGTGATGTGCATAATACTtctacattaggtggaaagaaatattttgttacttttattgatgattgttctagatattgctatgtatatttattgtattcaaACGATGAAGCGCTTATAAATATGAAGTTTAACTTCAATGTGACTAATTCatcaagtgcttaagatcgaatagaggtggagaatactataatccagATTATTTTGAATCCATTGGGATTATCCATCAAGTTTCAAccccttacacaccacaacatTGATTGCATACACAATTACGGTATTTAAATTAGCTCCATTGTCTATGGATTCTACAAGAAAGTTGTGTTGACATTGATGATTTGGTTTAAGCTATTGGTGATGTCTGTATTGTCAAAGCGTCAGATAGAATGTATAACAGATGCCTTGATCATTGCTGAATTTCACAAATCCAGCATGTTTTAAAACTTGGTGGTAGTTGCAGCTACTGGTTATGTATCGAGTTGCTGGGATGCTAGTTATGTTTTATTGTGCTGCTGGAAACATGATTTGTTGTTGGGAGATTATTTGTTGTCAGATTTTCTATGTTATTGTTAGtatattaaattagtatatttctaatttaattagtcGAAATAGTCAAAGTTTGTTAGAATTAACAAACTATAGTTTAGTTTGTTAATAGTCTGTTTAGTCAGTTTTCTTCTCTTGTAATTTGTATAAATACATTtattgaatgaatgaaaatacaagtaaaattttaccaaatacaCAATTTCCACATGGTATCAGACGTTTAAAGATTCTTCCGCATTTTCTCTGCTTTTCTGCATTTTCTTGGCATTTTCCTGGattctttttccattatgccTGTTAATTCATCAACGATTGAGCTTTCTGATCCTACAATTCCTATTTCCAGTCCTTATTATTTGCATCCAAATGAAAATCCTTCACTTATACTTGTTTCACCAGCTCTCAATAGTTCCAACTATCATTCTTGGTCTCGTGCAATGCGTCTTGCACTTCTCTCGAAGAACAAGCTTCAGTTTGTTGATGGAAGCATTACAGTACCATCTGACACTGATTCTCTTTATCCTGCTTGGGAACAATGTAACACCATGGTAATTTCTTGGCTTAATCACTCTATCAGTTCTTTCATCTTTAGCAGTGTTCTTTGGGTTAATACTGCATTTGATATATGGAATGATCTTCGAGAATGATTTTCTCAAGGTGATGTTTATCAAATCTCTGATTTGCAAGATGAGATTTCATCTTTTAAGCAAGATGATCGGTCAGTTACAGACTATTTTACTGAACTCAAGATTCTCTGGGATGAGTTGTTACATTTTAGGCCTCTTCCTCGCTGTTCTTGCAATACACCTTGTTCTTGTGGTATTTTGACTACTATCAAGCGTTATCATGATGATGACTATGTGATTCGCTTTCTTAAAGgtcttaatgataaatttactagTGCGCGATCTCAGATTATGCTTTTAGATCCTTTGCCATCCATTAATAAGGCTTTTTCTATGGTGATTCAACAAGAAAGACAGTTCAATACTGGAAATTCAAAGGTGTTTGTTAATAATCTGTCTTCCTCTGATAATACCTCTAGTGTGAATGCTGTTACTAAGCGATTTGATGCTTCTTCTTCAACTGTTGACAAAAGATGGTGTATTTTCTGTCAAAGGCCTCGTCATACAATTGAAACATGTTTTCACAAGAATGGTTATAATAATGGATACAGGGCAAAGGGTCAGGCTCGTGTCAACAATGTTTATTCTGATGATGTTGCTGAGCCTCCACCTACTTCAACACTAAGTGATTCCTCATCTAATAATTCTGGTTTTACTTTGACTCAAGAGCAATATTCTCAGCTTCTTGCTTTACTCAAACCATCACCCTCTCCATCCATTCCCTCTTCTACCTCTTTAACCAACAATGTTATCCGTGACTCTCACTTTACTCTTGCTACCACTGAAGGTATATCTTTAACTCCTTTTTGGATCATTGATACTAGTGCTACTGATCATATTACCTATTCTTTATCATCTTTTGCctcatataaacatattaaacccaTCCTTGTTACTTTACCTAATGGTACCAAACTTGAAGCATGTATATCTGGTACTGTTATTTTTCATGAACATTTATGTTTACATGATGTTCTTTATATTCCAGCTTTTACCTTCCATTTGCTTTCTGTAACCAAACTTACTACTACTTTGCCATGTTTTTTTACCTTTCATTCTACTGTTTGCAAGATACAGGCTCCCCCATCCTGGAAGATGATTGGTACAGCTAGAGTATATCGAGGTCTTTATCTACTTGACTATCCATCTCAAACTTTTACCCTTTCTACTACAACCTTTACTGCTACTCCTACTACAGATGTATGGCATTCTCGTCTTGGTCATCTTTCAGACTCGAGAATAAAACTTCTTTTACCAGAAATACCTACTTTACAACTTTTTGATAATTCAGCTTGTAAAACGTGTCACTTGGCAAGGCACAAAAAGCTTTCTTTTCTTGTAAGCAATTCTGTTTCAATAAAGAGATTTGATCTCATACATGCTGATATTTGGGGCCCTAATCCTCTTGTTTCTATTAATGGCCATAAATATTTCTTGACAA
This sequence is a window from Gossypium raimondii isolate GPD5lz chromosome 5, ASM2569854v1, whole genome shotgun sequence. Protein-coding genes within it:
- the LOC105770958 gene encoding uncharacterized protein LOC105770958, producing the protein MAASQKNAQQTTNGKLWNSSSEAITLTDKKVWQGSHYADFPEIIEDGDAREFTHESVTDDADSHGSVAGLVYRRRDGTKWVVAWSNPLDENSKVYTDIQRQPIHWGQIKTDLEKRGKPKFKVTKFGYVASIEIDAGSRSPTMKASFELEA